In the genome of Pichia kudriavzevii chromosome 4, complete sequence, one region contains:
- a CDS encoding uncharacterized protein (PKUD0D05790; similar to Saccharomyces cerevisiae YGR227W (DIE2); ancestral locus Anc_5.101), protein MTTVGTLIDIAATAIAGMPLRQFVEDVSLRVNYLFIDENFHYPQLKTILSGDYTSWDSKITTPPGLYYLTALYAKLSNVQVNLANMRMFNYLGGLFLATLLISIRRNMKNPGFASASIYLNPLIAIFYSLYYTDVWASAVVIAAYAIILQRPVGFKFTAWLSAMIGLLSVTFRQTNIAWCVFLLATLIDAKCKVDGIYRYENEIDDFVTFIKTALKNFDIILPYAITGGLFVGFSVLNGGVALGDKENHVLVPHLAQLCYCATFIVALTVPQWFSLSILFEYVGDNFLTIKGLLFNATWIPILSMMVYNFTIVHPFVLADNRHYTFYIVHRFITRTENSRMQLVPIYHFSCYVIYKMFKQNEVKHLTSKVVYHAFLACTLISVCLSPLFEPRYYILPVIFYRLLTSTSDRPFLGLPLLRKYNVGIRLVLEVFWSWFWTQAIYIIFLQFTFEWDDLPDLQRIIW, encoded by the coding sequence ATGACTACTGTGGGAACCTTGATTGATATTGCAGCGACGGCAATTGCTGGAATGCCACTGCGTCAATTTGTGGAAGACGTTAGCCTCCGTGTGAATTATCTattcattgatgaaaactTTCATTACCCACAATTAAAGACCATCTTGAGTGGCGATTATACATCTTGGGATTCCAAAATTACCACTCCGCCGGGGCTATACTATTTGACGGCATTATATGCTAAATTAAGCAATGTCCAGGTCAACCTGGCTAACATGAGAATGTTCAATTATCTGGGCGGCTTATTTTTGGCCACATTGTTAATCTCTATCAGAAGAAATATGAAGAACCCTGGTTTTGCCAGTGCAAGCATCTATCTAAACCCACTAATTGCAATTTTCTATTCATTGTATTATACTGATGTTTGGGCAAGTGCTGTTGTTATCGCAGCGTATGCCATCATACTCCAGAGACCCGttggtttcaaattcaCAGCTTGGCTATCTGCCATGATAGGTTTGTTATCGGTAACTTTCAGACAAACAAATATTGCATGGTGTGTTTTCTTACTTGCAACTTTGATTGATGCCAAGTGTAAAGTTGACGGTATATATAGgtatgaaaatgaaattgacGATTTTGTTACTTTCATCAAAACAGCCCTGAAAAACTTTGATATTATTCTTCCATATGCAATTACTGGAGGATTGTTTGTTGGGTTTTCGGTATTGAACGGTGGTGTTGCCTTGGGAGATAAGGAAAATCATGTGTTGGTACCACATCTAGCTCAGCTTTGTTATTGTGCGACTTTCATTGTTGCACTTACCGTACCTCAatggttttctttatctATACTTTTTGAGTACGTTGGTGACAATTTTTTGACTATTAAAGGATTGTTATTCAATGCAACCTGGATTCCAATTTTGAGTATGATGGTCTACAACTTCACTATTGTTCATCCTTTTGTTCTTGCAGATAATAGACATTACACTTTCTACATAGTTCACCGGTTTATTACCAGGACTGAAAATTCGAGGATGCAGTTGGTTCCAATATACCACTTCTCATGCTATGTGATTTACAAAATGTTCAAGCAAAACGAAGTGAAACACTTAACTTCAAAGGTAGTATATCATGCGTTCTTAGCATGTACGCTCATTTCAGTTTGCCTCTCGCCATTATTTGAGCCAAGGTATTATATTTTGCCAGTAATTTTCTACAGATTATTAACAAGCACGAGTGACAGGCCGTTTTTAGGACTTCCACTTTTaagaaaatataatgtTGGAATTAGGCTTGTTCTGGAAGTTTTTTGGAGTTGGTTTTGGACACAGGCAATATATATCATCTTCTTGCAATTCACATTTGAATGGGATGATTTACCTGACTTACAGAGAATCATCTGGTAG
- a CDS encoding uncharacterized protein (PKUD0D05800; Pfam Domains: GST_C(3.7e-18)|GST_N(1.1e-08)) — MTFATVYIKPHTPRGDWLASLGQYVGLEIKTVDYKSAEASKFEELFPLKRVPALVTPNGFQLTELIAIVEYIVAKGSKPELSGKTTEERATNTRWLSFFNSDFVQAAGGYFMGPNDEIKQQSLQTMLSLLEYIDKHLSQSKYFTNNTILTADIFAFQIFAMAKQFGVDFTHYPNVERFTGEVSQHPIIKNM, encoded by the coding sequence ATGACTTTTGCAACTGTTTATATCAAGCCACACACCCCAAGAGGTGACTGGTTAGCATCTCTAGGTCAATATGTTGGTCTTGAAATCAAGACTGTTGATTACAAGTCTGCAGAGGCATCCAAGTTCGAAGAGCTCTTCCCATTGAAGAGAGTCCCTGCACTTGTCACCCCCAACGGGTTCCAACTAACTGAACTCATTGCTATTGTTGAGTACATTGTTGCAAAGGGTTCAAAGCCCGAGTTGTCCGGAAAGACTACCGAGGAAAGGGCAACAAACACCAGATGGTTATCATTCTTTAACTCCGACTTTGTTCAAGCAGCCGGTGGTTACTTCATGGGTCCTAACGATGAAATCAAGCAACAAAGTCTTCAAACCATGTTGAGCTTACTCGAATATATCGACAAACACTTATCCCAATCCAAGTACTTCACCAATAATACCATCTTAACTGCCGACATCTTTGCCTTCCAAATCTTCGCAATGGCAAAACAATTCGGTGTTGACTTCACCCACTATCCGAACGTTGAGAGGTTTACTGGTGAGGTCTCCCAGCATCCAATTATCAAGAACATGTAA
- a CDS encoding uncharacterized protein (PKUD0D05810; similar to Saccharomyces cerevisiae YGR127W; ancestral locus Anc_3.487) — MCILLCTRDVPGYKLVVGSNRDEYFERPTVPAQWLDQVLMPVDMARREHGTWIGISSKGRIAILLNVREKSGKTEAGVISRGKITADFLRSELSPLLWVKDIRRRCNDFRDMDGFSLVFGELKTGEIYTMSNRRHGVDMVFNDRLGGAAVFGLSNSLIDAPWPKVLHGMKMMEETTAGRKFSEEDLIASVFSVMSDRNPEIHEGEGMSKHMDLTIRETVFVPRLVNDLMDPPPQDKQTYGTRTQTVILVHDDGHVVYVERNVALDSVTKFSFILE, encoded by the coding sequence ATGTGTATTCTCTTATGTACCAGAGACGTGCCTGGGTATAAGCTAGTTGTTGGTTCTAATCGAGACGAGTATTTTGAGCGTCCAACGGTGCCGGCCCAATGGCTAGATCAGGTGTTGATGCCGGTAGATATGGCCCGGAGGGAGCATGGAACATGGATAGGGATATCCAGCAAAGGGAGGATTGCTATACTTCTCAATGTTCGAGAGAAGTCGGGCAAGACTGAAGCTGGGGTGATTTCGAGGGGGAAGATTACGGCAGACTTCCTTAGGAGTGAGCTTTCTCCTTTGTTGTGGGTCAAGGACATACGGAGAAGATGCAATGACTTTCGAGACATGGATGGGTTCAGCCTAGTGTTTGGAGAGTTAAAAACCGGGGAAATATACACCATGAGTAATAGAAGGCACGGGGTGGACATGGTATTCAACGATCGACTTGGTGGGGCTGCAGTTTTCGGTCTGtccaattcattgattgatgCACCATGGCCCAAAGTTCTTCATGGCATGAAAATGATGGAGGAAACCACGGCGGGGAGGAAATTCTCTGAAGAGGACCTGATTGCCAGTGTATTTTCCGTTATGAGTGATCGAAACCCCGAAATACACGAGGGTGAAGGTATGAGCAAACACATGGACCTTACAATACGAGAAACGGTGTTTGTGCCAAGACTGGTCAATGACCTAATGGACCCCCCACCTCAGGACAAACAAACTTACGGCACACGCACACAGACAGTGATTCTCGTCCATGACGATGGCCATGTTGTGTATGTCGAGAGAAACGTGGCATTGGATAGCGTCACAAAGTTTTCCTTCATCCTTGAATAG
- a CDS encoding uncharacterized protein (PKUD0D05820; similar to Saccharomyces cerevisiae YIR029W (DAL2); ancestral locus Anc_4.352a), with protein sequence MSVSAKQVDGEYFKANVVQKYTDIVGEKLGGKVLAFSDEWFAAAENLIKPKEPIRDATRFVYSGAWYDGWETRRHNTEECDWVIFQMGVSSAQLVGCEVDTAFFNGNHAPFISVEAANVSSDSDYRNAEWETIIPKFECGPSQKHFFVRDQITEKTYTHVKLNMYPDGGIARFRLYGKVVPIIPQDLSIQLDTASAIQGGVCIAVSDQHFGSADNLLLPGRGHDMSDGWETKRSRGENHIDWAIIRLGHKTNIKKVTVDTAHFRGNFPQYVKVEAIDSDVDPLVDDSKWETIVDKSKTSGDLEHDYTVTNDKSYTHIKLIMIPDGGVKRVRAWGTLTN encoded by the coding sequence ATGAGTGTATCAGCAAAACAGGTGGACGGAGAATATTTCAAGGCCAACGTTGTACAAAAGTACACCGATATTGTTGGAGAAAAACTCGGTGGGAAAGTGCTTGCGTTTTCTGACGAATGGTTTGCTGCAGCTGAAAACCTCATCAAGCCAAAGGAACCAATCAGAGATGCTACGAGGTTTGTCTATTCCGGTGCCTGGTATGATGGTTGGGAAACGAGAAGACACAATACTGAAGAATGCGACTGGGTGATCTTTCAAATGGGGGTATCATCTGCTCAATTGGTCGGTTGTGAAGTTGACACTGCGTTCTTCAATGGTAACCATGCTCCTTTCATTTCCGTTGAGGCTGCCAATGTGAGCTCCGATTCAGATTACAGAAACGCCGAATGGGAGACTATAATACCCAAATTTGAATGCGGTCCATCTCAGAAACATTTCTTTGTAAGGGACCAGATTACTGAAAAGACATACACTCATGTGAAGTTGAACATGTATCCAGATGGTGGTATTGCGAGGTTCAGACTATACGGTAAAGTTGTTCCAATCATTCCACAAGATTTGTCCATTCAGTTGGACACTGCTAGTGCAATCCAAGGTGGTGTGTGTATTGCTGTCTCCGACCAGCATTTTGGCTCTGCTGACAATCTACTCCTCCCGGGAAGAGGCCACGATATGTCCGACGGCTGGGAAACCAAACGGTCTAGAGGAGAAAATCATATTGATTGGGCGATAATCAGATTGGGACATAAAACTAACATCAAGAAAGTTACTGTCGATACTGCACATTTCAGGGGGAACTTTCCTCAGTATGTCAAAGTTGAAGCAATCGATTCCGATGTTGATCCTCTGGTCGATGATTCCAAATGGGAAACGATAGTTGACAAGTCTAAGACAAGTGGCGATCTCGAGCATGATTACACAGTCACCAATGATAAGTCCTACACACATATCAAGTTGATCATGATTCCCGACGGTGGTGTTAAAAGAGTTAGAGCTTGGGGAACCTTAACTAACTAA
- a CDS encoding uncharacterized protein (PKUD0D05830; similar to Saccharomyces cerevisiae YJR129C; ancestral locus Anc_4.352): MTLSDFKVAIKKRVVLNALSTPGLECSTQAEQDDILKTLIEISKTNQYYSMCVLKKLISFLETSEVEINEDYYEYLMEWLNSQPLKPTDTDIIIYTLTHDFEIRIRESPNIISGLGTTGLRTWEASIFLAQYFCVNKILTGDLLELGCGTGLVSASLLKDQHVKNYGKMFVTDGDSQLLETVKENLILNGINHDENNFEIRRLFWGEDELPSSVQTIVAADVTYDSSIIPNLLRVVREGFNQNVKDVYLAATRRNEDTLAVWEQGLNDGEAAHLWSWTVASSTKEGDNVLLYGAHTPRIDIYHLQKIQS; encoded by the coding sequence ATGACACTATCCGATTTCAAAGTTGCCATTAAGAAAAGAGTCGTCTTGAATGCACTCAGTACTCCAGGTCTGGAGTGTTCAACTCAAGCTGAACAAGATGATAtcttgaaaactttaatTGAAATTTCGAAAACCAACCAATATTATAGCATGTgtgttttgaagaaactcATAAGTTTTTTGGAAACCTCAGAAGTTGAAATAAACGAGGACTACTACGAGTACCTCATGGAATGGCTAAATTCACAACCACTCAAGCCAACAGATACGGATATAATTATCTACACTTTAACACATGATTTCGAAATTAGGATCCGAGAATCTCCTAACATCATTTCCGGATTGGGAACGACTGGACTACGGACCTGGGAAGCTTCCATCTTTCTAGCGCAGTACTTTTGCGTGAATAAAATCTTAACTGGTGATCTACTTGAGTTGGGTTGTGGCACAGGGTTGGTCAGTGCTAGTTTGTTGAAAGACCAACATGTGAAAAACTATGGGAAAATGTTTGTCACCGATGGAGATTCTCAATTGCTTGAAACGGTGAAGGAGAATCTCATACTTAACGGTATAAATcatgatgaaaacaattttgaaattaggCGGCTATTTTGGGGTGAAGACGAACTTCCTAGCAGTGTACAAACAATTGTTGCAGCAGATGTGACCTACGATAGTAGTATTATTCCCAATCTTCTTCGGGTCGTAAGAGAGGGATTCAACCAAAATGTGAAGGATGTGTACCTTGCGGCTACGCGACGTAATGAAGATACATTGGCTGTTTGGGAGCAAGGCCTCAATGACGGCGAAGCAGCACACCTCTGGTCTTGGACTGTTGCCTCTAGCACAAAAGAAGGCGATAATGTACTTTTATATGGAGCACATACTCCTAGGATTGATAtatatcatcttcaaaaaattcaaagctAA
- a CDS encoding uncharacterized protein (PKUD0D05840) → MSKGSKILSDISIDDPKLNLQSRGSSNFKQISSANINTKTTKKANLMNPPYDQPKAFRISPAKSHLDSMSPIKSPLNILPLADLIDTSASNCDESISSFFEHNDSAEEAGFSQDHGRCEHYQTTQEIEDLTIMNRDLILEIEALQDQLESKNHLLDLKVLKINELMHCNNRLISEIKVEREINEKDFNSWLDVKTNLELQIFNLKQSQLNETLGTPTMTNDSVIEETFVQIHELQAEISKLKKKVSVLTKENELEVQSKLMIMDELEMMRERYLEINNKHEILKLDYDDLVRDLIILRDEHSGTSDYNDDRRNKIDGLNLTDEEDPATPTIDSISCNETPYSDIIDTHAKDNSININNQIPLRIKKTRISSRTSTSSSANSRIASLRNNSLNKAIRNVELKSQKEKYEKEMMKYEFEIRSLKLQYEKLLSFIGFSSQLNANSTKDMNSVHKKISDSNFSTLFNNLITSNSSNNSSKTIDNLDYSDAVNIEKARKNLKTVMKSASAMPIRPGTAGSFKFGTFGNFTKDLNEPIDIYQDFEEDTRDGEYQDDLDNMDNASFNQSVCYSTDYEQGETKRLDFGCTSSFEESGDGDDELDDYESDMIQMSDLLQPQFTVKTAPKRSLPRNRKYFSSNNSLNVSYKMDFMISRCANRSVIDESKNTGDNEAIASETSKFTPRRHLKKFTPSVMNLKSNNVIAERKTDSDTNQDYLEIDNNGNLNLGEDGFLYDDLHLINGNERMLNQNKRTKMQLSMSQISEVDESEFNEDNDGYTSTDEDENDDDDDDDDTFDISAQELKKFEIGFIRNGLHCPKHSSFHCFCHTNKLIDPLYYKIFSSPIYSLRRIIEKYYNVEEHRNKKGRFKSGHSLKMRAKLLSNSILDLNDTKLTGHKGNPMRYHHHHLQRGLYHQRGETRGQREAVSATAVSNNRHVEEGADSPKANYSALAEKMTGSGSSSSAKELGDEPYENEEDILVVD, encoded by the coding sequence ATGAGTAAGGGATCAAAGATATTGTCAGATATCTCGATTGATGATCCAAAGCTGAATTTACAGTCCAGGGGCTCCTCGAATTTTAAACAGATCTCGAGTGCTAACATCAACACAAAAACAACCAAGAAAGCTAACCTTATGAATCCACCATATGACCAACCGAAAGCTTTTAGAATAAGCCCGGCAAAATCACACCTGGATTCAATGTCTCCAATAAAGTCACCACTCAATATACTGCCTTTAGCTGATTTGATTGACACTTCGGCATCCAATTGTGATGAATCTATCTCaagtttctttgaacaCAATGACAGTGCAGAGGAAGCCGGCTTCAGTCAGGATCATGGAAGATGCGAGCACTATCAAACAACACAAGAAATCGAAGACTTAACTATTATGAATAGAGACCTTATTCTAGAAATTGAAGCATTACAGGATCAACTGGAGAGTAAAAATCATTTACTAGATCTAAAAGTGCTCAAAATAAATGAACTAATGCATTGTAATAATCGACTGATAAGTGAAATCAAAGTTGAGCGTGAAATTAACGAAAAGGATTTTAATTCATGGCTTGATGtcaaaacaaatttagaattacaaatattcaatttaAAACAATCACAACTAAATGAAACTCTAGGAACCCCCACTATGACTAATGACAGTGTTATCGAAGAAACATTTGTTCAAATCCATGAACTACAAGCAGAAATAAGCAAActcaagaagaaagttAGTGTCTtaaccaaagaaaatgagCTGGAAGTTCAATCCAAACTGATGATCATGGATGAGTTAGAGATGATGCGAGAACGATATTTGGAAATTAACAACAAACACGAAATCTTAAAGTTAGACTATGATGATTTGGTGAGGGACTTAATCATTCTAAGAGACGAACACTCTGGTACAAGTGACTACAACGATGACCGTCGCAATAAAATAGATGGATTGAACTTaacagatgaagaagatccTGCAACTCCAACTATAGACTCCATTTCCTGCAATGAAACACCATATTCCGATATAATAGATACACACGCTAAAGATAACAGCATCAATATAAATAATCAGATACCACTAAGGATTAAGAAGACACGCATAAGTTCCCGGACGTCAACTAGCTCTTCTGCAAATTCTAGAATAGCAAGTTTGCGAAATAATAGTTTGAACAAAGCTATCAGAAACGTAGAATTAAAATCTCAAAAGGAGAAGTacgaaaaggaaatgatgaaatatGAATTTGAGATTAGATCATTGAAGCTGCAATATGAGAAACTGCTTTCGTTTATTGGATTTTCTTCACAACTTAATGCTAATTCAACTAAGGATATGAACTCTGTGCACAAAAAGATATCagattcaaatttttcaacccTATTCAATAATCTAATAACTAGTAATTCAAGTAATAATTCCAGTAAAACGATTGACAATCTAGACTATTCGGATGCTGTGAACATTGAGAAAGCCAGGAAAAACCTGAAGACTGTGATGAAATCTGCATCTGCTATGCCCATAAGACCGGGCACTGCTGGCAGTTTCAAGTTTGGCACTTTTGGTAATTTTACGAAGGACCTAAATGAACCTATTGATATTTATCAAGACTTTGAGGAAGATACCAGGGATGGTGAGTACCAAGATGACTTGGATAATATGGATAATGCATCGTTCAATCAGTCAGTCTGCTATTCCACAGACTACGAACAGGGTGAAACAAAAAGACTCGATTTTGGGTGCACGTCCTCGTTTGAAGAAAGTGGAGACGGGGATGACGAATTGGACGATTATGAATCTGATATGATTCAGATGTCGGATTTACTGCAGCCCCAATTTACGGTAAAAACTGCTCCAAAGAGAAGTTTACCGAGAAATCGGAAATATTTTTCGTCCAATAACTCTTTAAATGTATCATACAAAATGGATTTCATGATATCTAGGTGTGCCAATCGAAGTGTTATAGATGAGAGTAAGAACACTGGGGATAATGAGGCTATTGCTAGTGAAACGAGTAAATTTACCCCAAGGAgacatttgaagaaattcacTCCATCAGTAATGAacttgaaatcaaacaatgTGATAGCTGAAAGAAAGACCGACAGTGACACAAATCAAGATTATTTAGAGATTGACAACAATGGCAACTTGAATTTAGGAGAGGATGGATTTTTATATGATGATCTACATTTAATCAATGGTAATGAGAGAATGTTAAaccaaaataaaagaacGAAAATGCAGCTTTCTATGTCACAGATAAgtgaagttgatgaaagTGAATTTAATGAAGATAACGATGGTTATACAAGCACCGATGAGGACGAGAATGATgacgacgatgatgatgacgataCCTTCGACATCTCTGCGCAAGAGCTCAAGAAATTTGAGATTGGGTTTATCAGAAATGGATTACATTGTCCAAAGCATTCATCATTTCATTGCTTTTGTCATACcaacaaattgattgatCCATTATACTACAAGATATTTTCGAGTCCTATATACTCGTTACGCCGCATCATTGAGAAATACTACAATGTGGAAGAACATCGAAATAAAAAGGGCAGGTTTAAGAGTGGACATTCACTGAAAATGCGAGCCAAGTTATTGTCCAACAGTATTCTGGATTTGAACGACACCAAATTGACGGGACATAAGGGGAATCCAATGAGATACCACCATCACCACCTCCAACGGGGGCTTTACCATCAGCGAGGCGAGACTAGGGGGCAGCGGGAAGCTGTATCGGCGACTGCCGTCTCCAACAATCGTCACGTTGAGGAAGGTGCCGATTCTCCGAAGGCCAACTACAGTGCTCTCGCAGAGAAAATGACGGGATCGGGATCCAGCAGCAGTGCAAAAGAGCTGGGAGACGAACCGTACGAGAATGAGGAGGATATCTTGGTAGTGGACTGA
- a CDS encoding uncharacterized protein (PKUD0D05850) — MALHNYIYNKHPDNVLVDGKIARKHDPRPISIKVHGDQMQNSEIVQEEKLDNPIYITQRSSCESIRSTYEMELLNELDNDGDSSESNHASRAQSHGNGDHQNSHHPHLYIPSHALDETNMDDQFAVNEKTLPSTDSLLVTTPIATKCAPPGGKVAPKAFKWVVIDGKKRKLRSRVKSSTTRPKSPK, encoded by the coding sequence ATGGCTTTGCACAACTATATATACAACAAGCATCCAGACAACGTGCTGGTCGATGGTAAAATAGCACGGAAGCATGACCCTAGGCCAATTTCAATTAAAGTGCATGGTGACCAAATGCAAAATAGCGAAATAGTACAAGAAGAGAAGTTGGACAATCCAATCTATATCACGCAACGGTCCTCGTGTGAATCAATAAGATCGACCTACGAGATGGAGCTACTGAACGAACTGGACAATGACGGTGATTCCAGCGAATCCAACCATGCCTCGAGAGCACAGTCGCATGGAAATGGAGATCATCAAAACAGTCATCATCCGCATCTATATATTCCTTCTCATGCGTTAGATGAGACCAACATGGACGACCAGTTTGCTGTCAACGAGAAGACCTTACCTTCCACTGATTCCCTACTTGTCACCACGCCAATAGCTACTAAATGTGCTCCTCCGGGGGGGAAGGTAGCACCTAAGGCATTCAAGTGGGTCGTTATAGATGGTAAGAAGCGCAAGTTGAGAAGCAGAGTGAAGAGCTCAACAACAAGACCAAAATCTCCTAAATGA